From Streptomyces sp. NBC_00683, one genomic window encodes:
- a CDS encoding HAD family hydrolase, translating to MAVKGVLFDFSGTLFRIESVDSWLRAALDARGTVMGRADFERYVQRLTAAGALPGGPHPQRVPPHLTAAWADRDRSAEMHRQAYTGLARRAELPDPGLCDALYDRHMTPEAWRPYPDAVEVLRGLRHNGVAVGVVSNIGWDLRPVFRAHGLDGLVDAYILSFEHGIRKPDPRLFRTACTLLGRDPSDVVMVGDDRHADAGAAALGCEVRFVDHLPVPERPDGLRALGLVAPTDGRPDPYAS from the coding sequence ATGGCCGTCAAAGGTGTGCTCTTCGATTTCTCCGGGACCCTCTTCCGAATCGAGTCGGTCGACTCATGGCTGCGCGCCGCCCTCGACGCACGGGGCACGGTCATGGGACGGGCCGACTTCGAACGGTACGTACAGCGACTGACGGCGGCCGGCGCCCTGCCGGGCGGCCCTCATCCGCAGCGGGTCCCGCCGCACCTCACAGCGGCCTGGGCCGATCGCGACAGGAGCGCGGAGATGCACAGGCAGGCGTACACCGGCCTGGCCCGCAGGGCGGAGCTCCCGGATCCCGGGCTGTGCGACGCGCTGTACGACCGCCATATGACGCCCGAGGCATGGCGCCCGTACCCCGATGCGGTGGAGGTGCTCCGAGGGCTGCGGCACAACGGGGTCGCGGTCGGTGTGGTCAGCAACATCGGCTGGGATCTGCGGCCCGTTTTCCGGGCGCACGGCCTGGACGGCCTGGTCGACGCCTACATCCTGTCCTTCGAGCACGGCATCCGGAAACCGGATCCTCGTCTGTTCCGGACCGCCTGCACGCTGCTGGGGCGCGATCCGTCGGACGTGGTCATGGTCGGCGACGACCGGCACGCGGACGCAGGCGCGGCCGCACTGGGCTGTGAGGTGCGTTTCGTGGACCACCTGCCCGTGCCGGAGCGGCCGGACGGGCTCCGTGCGCTCGGCCTTGTGGCGCCTACGGACGGGCGGCCCGATCCGTACGCTTCGTGA
- a CDS encoding phosphatase PAP2 family protein, whose amino-acid sequence MHSPSRTPHTAAGFPTTGVICAALAAALLTLVAVRWAPLMSLDRTVAEALHRSAVTEPGLVRVNRVLTDWVWDPWTMRALIAVAVIALWWRGARLLAVWVAATSALATAVQQGMKAALGRERPQWPDPVDSANYAAFPSGHAMTAVVSCGLLLWLLRLHGAGPGLWRTALTVAVVSVVGVAVTRLYLGVHWMTDVLGGLLLGAAVVAFSTAGYTALRLRVGPDAALSRRP is encoded by the coding sequence ATGCACTCTCCTTCCCGGACCCCGCACACCGCAGCCGGCTTTCCGACGACCGGAGTCATCTGCGCGGCCCTGGCCGCTGCGCTGCTGACCCTGGTCGCGGTGCGCTGGGCACCCCTGATGTCACTGGACCGAACGGTCGCCGAGGCCCTGCACCGCAGCGCGGTGACCGAGCCCGGGCTTGTCCGGGTCAACCGGGTGCTGACGGACTGGGTATGGGACCCCTGGACGATGCGCGCGCTGATCGCTGTCGCCGTGATCGCCCTGTGGTGGCGCGGGGCGCGGTTGCTCGCCGTGTGGGTGGCCGCGACCAGTGCGCTCGCCACCGCGGTTCAGCAGGGGATGAAGGCCGCCCTGGGCCGCGAGCGCCCGCAGTGGCCCGACCCGGTGGATTCGGCGAACTACGCGGCCTTTCCGTCGGGTCACGCGATGACGGCGGTGGTGAGCTGCGGACTGCTGCTGTGGCTGCTGCGCCTGCACGGCGCGGGACCGGGGCTGTGGCGTACGGCACTGACGGTGGCGGTGGTCTCCGTCGTGGGGGTGGCTGTCACACGCCTCTACCTGGGGGTGCACTGGATGACCGATGTCCTGGGAGGTCTGCTGCTGGGCGCGGCCGTGGTCGCGTTCTCGACAGCCGGTTACACGGCGCTCCGGCTGCGCGTCGGCCCGGACGCGGCCTTGTCGCGCCGCCCGTGA
- a CDS encoding M56 family metallopeptidase: protein MLVSLVLLVLGALTAVVTPRLMARAQWPEREPVVALWVWQCVVAGVLLSFGLSMTFSASAAWQAVRGQVFAPAPRAVVEAYALAAYGPWSAVIAVLLALGGLWTVAMLVREIHRAQQRRRRRRSELLVRSPLLPGEEPGSGPLVVLEGERPDAWWLPGAAPQLVITTAALGRLKGRQLDAVLAHEQGHAQARHDWLLHCSAALATGFPQVPVFAAFRDEMHRLVELAADDVASRHFGRLTIALALVELNEDRGVFGPCPTPDAQVPLRVNRLLAPVERLTAARRLRLTAAAALVPVVPLVVAFLPGLSALG from the coding sequence ATGCTGGTCTCCCTCGTGCTGCTGGTCCTCGGTGCACTGACCGCCGTGGTGACTCCGCGCCTGATGGCCCGGGCCCAGTGGCCGGAGCGCGAGCCGGTCGTGGCGCTGTGGGTCTGGCAGTGCGTGGTGGCCGGGGTCCTGCTGTCCTTCGGGCTCTCCATGACGTTCAGCGCATCCGCCGCCTGGCAGGCGGTACGCGGGCAGGTCTTCGCGCCTGCCCCCCGCGCGGTGGTGGAGGCCTACGCACTGGCCGCGTACGGGCCCTGGTCGGCCGTCATCGCGGTGCTGCTGGCGCTCGGCGGCCTCTGGACCGTGGCCATGCTCGTACGGGAGATCCACCGGGCGCAGCAGCGGCGCAGACGGCGCCGGAGCGAACTGCTGGTCCGTTCCCCGCTGCTGCCCGGCGAGGAGCCCGGCAGCGGCCCTCTGGTGGTGCTGGAGGGCGAGCGCCCGGATGCCTGGTGGCTGCCCGGTGCGGCGCCTCAACTGGTCATCACCACGGCGGCTCTCGGACGGCTGAAAGGCCGTCAGCTCGATGCCGTGCTGGCCCATGAGCAGGGCCACGCGCAGGCCCGCCACGACTGGCTCCTGCACTGCTCGGCGGCGCTGGCGACCGGATTCCCGCAGGTGCCGGTGTTCGCCGCGTTCCGCGACGAGATGCACCGGCTGGTCGAACTGGCGGCGGACGATGTGGCGTCCCGGCACTTCGGGCGCCTCACGATCGCCCTCGCCCTGGTCGAACTCAACGAGGACCGCGGAGTGTTCGGCCCGTGCCCGACCCCGGACGCACAAGTGCCGCTCCGGGTGAACCGGTTGCTCGCCCCGGTGGAGCGGCTCACCGCGGCCCGTCGGCTGCGGCTGACCGCGGCGGCCGCCCTGGTGCCGGTCGTTCCGCTGGTGGTGGCCTTCCTTCCGGGACTCAGCGCTCTGGGATGA
- a CDS encoding DUF5134 domain-containing protein, whose translation MHGPALAGWLLMVLCGATGAYCLLRTRSGTEEERRTARAEGLMGLGMAAMAVPAAVFTLPGWTWAVYAVLFGGAALRVLMTAPYRAHHLHHLVGSLAMVYMAVAMAPGAGQGVRGGHMDHGSAASAGGIPLLTGVLLTYYALYVLRSAGRLIPVTAAAGPGSAGGAAGPGREARPELALACRLTMGIGMFAMLLTL comes from the coding sequence GTGCACGGACCGGCGCTGGCCGGCTGGCTGCTGATGGTGCTGTGCGGAGCCACGGGGGCGTACTGCCTGCTGCGTACGCGCAGCGGGACGGAGGAGGAGCGCAGGACGGCGCGCGCGGAAGGACTGATGGGTCTCGGCATGGCCGCGATGGCTGTGCCCGCTGCCGTGTTCACGCTGCCCGGCTGGACCTGGGCGGTGTACGCGGTGCTGTTCGGCGGGGCGGCTCTGCGGGTGCTCATGACCGCCCCGTACCGCGCCCACCATCTGCACCATCTGGTCGGTTCGCTCGCCATGGTCTACATGGCGGTGGCGATGGCACCCGGCGCGGGCCAGGGCGTCCGCGGCGGGCACATGGACCACGGATCCGCGGCCTCGGCCGGAGGCATACCCCTGCTGACCGGGGTGCTGCTGACGTACTACGCGCTGTACGTGCTGCGCTCGGCGGGGCGGCTGATCCCGGTGACCGCAGCGGCCGGCCCGGGCAGCGCAGGTGGCGCGGCGGGCCCCGGCCGGGAGGCGCGCCCCGAGCTGGCACTCGCCTGCAGGCTGACCATGGGGATAGGCATGTTCGCGATGCTGCTCACTCTGTGA
- a CDS encoding GNAT family N-acetyltransferase, translating into MDIAPSPDRAQLTFRDATEADVPVLVQLIQSAYRGDSSRAGWTTEADILQGQRTDADGVREVVTAPSGRLLVAERDGEPVACCQLEHRGKAAYFGMFAVKPGLQGAGLGKVIIAEAERIVRESWGATEMHMTVISVREELIAWYERRGYRRTGELTPFPYGDERFGIPQRDDLAFELLVKEL; encoded by the coding sequence ATGGACATCGCACCGTCCCCTGACCGGGCACAGCTGACCTTCCGCGACGCGACCGAGGCCGATGTGCCGGTCCTCGTGCAGCTCATCCAGTCCGCCTACCGCGGCGACTCGAGCCGGGCCGGATGGACCACGGAGGCGGACATCCTCCAAGGGCAGCGGACGGACGCGGACGGGGTGCGCGAGGTGGTCACGGCTCCCTCGGGGCGGCTCCTGGTGGCCGAGCGGGACGGAGAGCCGGTTGCCTGCTGCCAGCTCGAGCACCGGGGCAAGGCCGCCTACTTCGGCATGTTCGCGGTGAAGCCCGGGCTCCAGGGCGCCGGCCTCGGCAAGGTCATCATCGCCGAGGCGGAGCGTATCGTCCGCGAGAGCTGGGGGGCGACCGAGATGCACATGACGGTGATCTCGGTCCGCGAGGAGCTGATCGCCTGGTACGAGCGCCGGGGCTACCGCCGTACGGGAGAGCTGACCCCCTTCCCGTACGGCGACGAGCGTTTCGGCATCCCGCAGCGCGATGATCTCGCGTTCGAGCTGCTGGTCAAGGAGCTGTAG
- a CDS encoding glycerophosphodiester phosphodiesterase — protein MGVEPENTLRSFVHAEQAGMDAIELDLHLSKDGALAVMHDAAVDRTTDGRGLIAEKTLAELRELDAGQGERVPVFEEVLDAVCSPVQAEIKDVAAARALAEVMLRRDLAGRVEVSSFHDEAVAEIAQLVPGVRTVLIASHWGGDVIERARAVGASTLALNIRRTTLEVVEQAHADGLKVIGWVVNTQDHLRLVRGLGLDGATTDYPEIRRAGRFTA, from the coding sequence ATGGGTGTCGAGCCGGAGAACACGCTGCGCTCCTTCGTGCACGCGGAGCAGGCCGGCATGGACGCCATCGAACTGGATCTCCATCTGAGCAAGGACGGCGCGCTCGCCGTCATGCACGACGCCGCAGTGGACCGCACGACGGACGGCAGGGGGCTGATCGCCGAGAAGACGCTGGCGGAGCTCCGCGAGCTCGACGCCGGACAGGGTGAGCGGGTACCCGTCTTCGAGGAGGTGCTCGACGCGGTCTGCTCACCCGTGCAGGCGGAGATCAAGGACGTGGCCGCGGCACGGGCGCTCGCCGAGGTGATGCTGCGGCGCGATCTCGCCGGCCGGGTCGAGGTGTCGTCGTTCCACGACGAGGCGGTCGCCGAGATCGCGCAGCTGGTCCCAGGGGTGCGGACGGTGCTCATCGCGAGCCACTGGGGCGGGGACGTGATCGAACGCGCCCGGGCGGTGGGCGCTTCCACGCTTGCCCTGAACATCCGCCGCACCACGCTGGAGGTCGTCGAACAGGCGCACGCGGATGGTCTGAAGGTGATCGGCTGGGTGGTGAACACCCAGGACCATCTGCGTCTGGTGCGCGGGCTGGGTCTGGACGGGGCGACGACCGACTATCCGGAGATCCGTAGGGCGGGCCGCTTCACGGCCTGA
- a CDS encoding DUF6421 family protein: MTEILEHATATGAIAAAPRVVEHPAWPVLKSAVEEIRPWQSKDGSIDFAAAGAPSTETATAALERVITAIEELSPLLPYDAAYHRALVKDLRRWSADGFGVPDFLDSLLAFQPARNRADGLQHLVVFAMYTQNGNPDRNLEAVVLRMVWPEWLAALEATRYDNPLFCGITFEDFTSGYDTNSAVLFPETIAVREAPERFSWGGIFCDREAARFRRVTEASVELLSVELPDDIREMIGDQKRCEQAFVLWDMVHDRTHSHGDLPFDPFMIKQRQPFWMYGLEELRCDLTAFREAVKLEADGFGQGRDVQFAVLFDRMFRFPVTGERVRNYDGLGGQLLFAYLHKHDVVRWTDNTLKIDWARAPQVTNQLCGEIEKLYRDGIDRPKLVHWFAAYDLVATYLAPHPGSRWAKGPDALDLTQPPRKLVDDVLPDEFPLSMFYEALSKKLKHVIASTKGITATDAERAAA, from the coding sequence ATGACGGAAATTCTTGAGCACGCCACCGCCACCGGCGCGATAGCTGCTGCCCCGCGGGTCGTCGAGCACCCGGCCTGGCCCGTGCTCAAGAGTGCCGTCGAAGAGATCCGTCCCTGGCAGTCGAAGGACGGCTCCATCGACTTCGCGGCCGCGGGAGCGCCCTCCACGGAGACGGCCACCGCCGCCCTCGAGCGCGTGATCACCGCCATTGAGGAGCTCTCCCCGCTGCTCCCGTACGACGCCGCTTACCACCGCGCCCTCGTCAAGGACCTGCGCCGCTGGTCCGCCGACGGGTTCGGTGTTCCGGACTTCCTCGACTCGCTCCTCGCCTTCCAGCCCGCCAGGAACCGCGCCGACGGCCTCCAGCACCTCGTCGTCTTCGCGATGTACACGCAGAACGGCAACCCGGACCGCAACCTCGAAGCGGTCGTGCTGCGCATGGTCTGGCCCGAGTGGCTCGCCGCCCTCGAGGCCACCCGCTACGACAACCCGCTGTTCTGCGGCATCACCTTCGAGGACTTCACCTCGGGTTACGACACCAACTCCGCCGTGCTCTTCCCCGAGACGATCGCCGTGCGCGAGGCACCCGAGCGGTTCAGCTGGGGCGGCATCTTCTGCGACCGCGAGGCGGCACGCTTCCGCCGCGTCACCGAGGCCTCCGTCGAGCTCCTGAGTGTCGAGCTGCCCGACGACATCCGCGAGATGATCGGCGACCAGAAGCGCTGCGAGCAGGCATTCGTCCTCTGGGACATGGTCCACGACCGCACCCACAGCCACGGTGACCTGCCGTTCGACCCCTTCATGATCAAGCAGCGCCAGCCGTTCTGGATGTACGGGCTCGAGGAGCTGCGCTGCGACCTCACCGCCTTCAGGGAGGCGGTGAAGCTGGAGGCCGACGGCTTCGGCCAGGGCCGTGACGTGCAGTTCGCGGTGCTGTTCGACCGGATGTTCCGCTTCCCCGTCACGGGTGAGCGCGTCCGCAACTACGACGGCCTCGGCGGCCAGCTCCTCTTCGCGTACCTCCACAAGCACGACGTGGTCCGCTGGACCGACAACACACTGAAGATCGACTGGGCCCGTGCCCCGCAGGTCACCAACCAGCTCTGCGGTGAGATCGAGAAGCTCTACCGCGACGGCATCGACCGCCCCAAGCTGGTGCACTGGTTCGCCGCATACGACCTGGTCGCCACCTATCTCGCCCCGCACCCCGGCTCCCGCTGGGCCAAGGGTCCGGACGCCCTGGACCTGACCCAGCCGCCGCGGAAGCTCGTCGACGACGTGCTTCCGGACGAGTTTCCCCTGAGCATGTTCTATGAGGCGCTTTCCAAGAAGCTGAAGCACGTGATCGCCTCCACCAAGGGGATCACGGCGACGGATGCCGAGCGGGCAGCTGCGTGA
- a CDS encoding SDR family oxidoreductase: MNGTDKNEGSGVLEGAVIAVAGAAGPAGRATLLRLAEAGATVVASDAHPERLAEAVDAARYAHGGATVTGDIVDLLDVGAAREWVDKTEKEFGRIDGLVHLVGGWRGSASFAETSLADWDFLEKLLIRTVQSTSLAFQDVLQRSDRGRYVLVSAAGASKPTEGNAAYAAAKAAAEAWTLALGDAFRKAGGDDGPTSAAAILVVKALVHDAMRAERPNAKFAGFTDVKELAEAIAGVWDMPAGEVNGKRLWLTPQP, encoded by the coding sequence ATGAACGGAACAGACAAGAACGAGGGCAGCGGTGTGCTCGAGGGCGCGGTGATCGCGGTGGCCGGAGCGGCGGGGCCCGCCGGCCGGGCCACCCTGCTGAGGCTCGCCGAGGCGGGCGCGACCGTGGTGGCGTCCGACGCCCATCCGGAGCGGCTCGCCGAGGCGGTCGATGCCGCCCGGTACGCGCACGGTGGAGCCACCGTCACGGGAGACATCGTCGATCTGCTCGACGTGGGTGCCGCGCGTGAGTGGGTGGACAAGACGGAGAAGGAGTTCGGCCGGATCGACGGCCTCGTCCATCTCGTCGGGGGCTGGCGCGGCAGCGCGTCCTTCGCCGAGACGTCGCTCGCCGACTGGGACTTCCTCGAGAAGCTGCTGATCCGTACGGTCCAGTCGACTTCTCTCGCGTTCCAGGACGTCCTGCAGCGCAGTGACCGCGGCCGTTATGTCCTGGTCAGCGCGGCAGGGGCCAGCAAGCCCACGGAGGGCAACGCTGCCTACGCAGCCGCCAAGGCCGCGGCGGAGGCCTGGACGCTCGCTCTGGGCGACGCCTTCCGCAAGGCGGGGGGCGACGACGGTCCGACCTCGGCTGCTGCGATCCTGGTCGTCAAGGCACTGGTGCACGACGCGATGCGCGCCGAGCGCCCGAATGCGAAGTTTGCGGGCTTCACCGACGTCAAGGAGCTGGCCGAGGCCATCGCCGGCGTCTGGGACATGCCCGCCGGAGAAGTGAACGGAAAGCGTCTGTGGCTGACCCCGCAACCGTAA
- a CDS encoding threonine aldolase family protein has protein sequence MADPATVRTDARRHHDPQIRGFASDNYAGAHPEILAALALANGGHQVAYGEDDYTGHLQRVIHSHFGPTAEAFPVFNGTGANVVALQAMTDRWGAVICAESAHINVDEGGAPERMGGLKLLTVPTPDGKLTPELIDRQAYGWDDEHRAMPQVVSITQNTELGTVYTPAEIRAICDHAHERGMKVHLDGARIANAAASLDVPMRTFTNTVGVDVLSFGGTKNGALFGEAVIVLDPDSVRAMKHLRKLSMQLASKMRFVSVQLEALLARDLWLRNARHANAMAQRLAEGVRSVDGVEILYPVQANAVFARLPHDVSERLQKRFRFYFWDEKAGDVRWMCAFDTREEDVDAFVLALKDEMSK, from the coding sequence GTGGCTGACCCCGCAACCGTAAGGACCGATGCGCGCCGTCACCACGATCCGCAGATACGCGGTTTCGCCAGTGACAACTACGCGGGCGCGCACCCGGAGATCCTCGCCGCCCTCGCTCTCGCCAACGGCGGCCATCAGGTCGCCTACGGCGAGGACGACTACACCGGGCACCTCCAGCGGGTCATCCACAGCCACTTCGGGCCGACCGCCGAGGCCTTCCCGGTGTTCAACGGCACCGGCGCCAACGTGGTCGCCCTCCAGGCCATGACCGACCGCTGGGGTGCGGTGATCTGCGCCGAGTCCGCCCACATCAACGTGGACGAGGGCGGCGCACCGGAGCGGATGGGCGGACTGAAACTGCTCACCGTCCCGACCCCGGACGGCAAACTGACACCGGAGCTCATCGACCGCCAGGCCTACGGCTGGGACGACGAGCACCGGGCGATGCCGCAGGTCGTGTCGATCACCCAGAACACCGAGCTCGGTACGGTCTACACACCGGCCGAGATCCGGGCCATCTGCGATCACGCCCACGAGCGGGGCATGAAGGTCCACCTCGACGGGGCCCGGATAGCCAACGCCGCCGCGTCGCTGGACGTGCCGATGCGTACGTTCACCAACACGGTCGGCGTCGACGTCCTCTCCTTCGGGGGCACGAAGAACGGCGCGCTCTTCGGCGAGGCGGTCATCGTCCTGGACCCGGACTCCGTCCGTGCGATGAAGCACCTGCGCAAGCTGTCGATGCAGCTGGCCTCCAAGATGCGCTTCGTCTCAGTCCAGCTCGAGGCGCTGCTCGCCCGAGACCTCTGGCTGCGCAACGCCCGGCACGCCAACGCCATGGCGCAGCGCCTCGCCGAGGGGGTCCGCTCGGTGGACGGCGTGGAGATCCTCTATCCCGTCCAGGCCAACGCCGTCTTCGCCCGGCTGCCGCACGATGTGAGCGAACGGCTGCAGAAGCGTTTCCGGTTCTACTTCTGGGACGAGAAGGCCGGCGACGTCCGCTGGATGTGTGCCTTCGACACCCGGGAAGAGGACGTCGACGCGTTCGTGCTCGCGCTCAAGGACGAGATGTCCAAGTAG
- a CDS encoding B3/B4 domain-containing protein, with product MALTITVTDEVRSLAPGFTHVAVEAHGLVNGPSDEASSALLDDATRRLVERLGGRAPHEDPHLAAWRETYASFGAKPSRTRNSAEALARRALTEAGLPRINLLVDLYNAISVAHLIPVGGEDLDRISGAMRLVRATGQEPFPTVVGGEDAVEHPEPGEVVWCDDEAVTCRRWNWRQGVRTRLTEESVNALFLLEGLAPVTPGELGAAATELAESLEKLSPGVRITLHEPA from the coding sequence ATGGCTCTGACGATCACAGTTACCGACGAAGTGCGCAGCCTGGCCCCGGGCTTCACCCACGTCGCCGTCGAGGCGCACGGTCTGGTCAACGGGCCCAGCGACGAGGCCAGTTCGGCGCTGCTGGACGATGCGACCCGCAGGCTCGTCGAGCGGCTCGGCGGCCGGGCGCCGCACGAGGACCCGCACCTCGCTGCCTGGCGCGAGACCTACGCGTCCTTCGGCGCCAAGCCCTCACGCACCCGGAACTCCGCCGAGGCGCTGGCCAGGCGCGCGCTCACCGAGGCCGGACTGCCCCGGATCAATCTGCTGGTCGACCTCTACAACGCGATCAGCGTCGCCCACCTGATCCCTGTCGGCGGCGAGGACCTGGACCGCATCAGCGGTGCCATGCGGCTCGTGCGCGCCACGGGGCAGGAGCCCTTCCCCACCGTCGTCGGCGGCGAGGACGCCGTGGAGCACCCCGAGCCCGGCGAGGTGGTCTGGTGCGACGACGAGGCCGTCACCTGCCGCCGCTGGAACTGGCGGCAGGGCGTGCGCACGCGTCTCACCGAGGAATCGGTGAACGCCCTCTTCCTGCTGGAGGGTCTTGCCCCCGTTACGCCCGGCGAGCTCGGGGCCGCAGCCACCGAACTCGCCGAGTCCCTCGAGAAACTGAGCCCCGGGGTACGGATCACCCTCCACGAACCGGCGTGA
- a CDS encoding lysophospholipid acyltransferase family protein — translation MAELVYRPVVGAARTLFKALDLKIDTQGSEHIPKTGGAVLVSNHISYLDFIFTGLGALPQKRLVRFMAKESVFRHKVSGPLMRGMKHIPVDRNQGEDAYAHALASLRSGEIVGVFPEATISQSFTLKSFKSGAARLAQEAGVPLIPMALWGTQRLWTKGRPRNFRRSHIPVTIRVGEPLEAPTDQYAGAITRRLRERVQELLEAAQRAYPVRPKDASDTWWVPAHLGGTAPTPAEVRELG, via the coding sequence ATGGCAGAACTCGTCTATCGGCCGGTCGTCGGCGCCGCTCGTACGCTGTTCAAGGCGCTCGACCTGAAGATCGACACACAGGGTTCGGAGCACATCCCGAAGACCGGTGGCGCCGTACTGGTCAGCAACCACATCAGCTATCTGGACTTCATCTTCACCGGACTCGGCGCCCTCCCGCAGAAGCGGCTCGTCCGCTTCATGGCGAAGGAATCGGTCTTCCGGCACAAGGTCTCCGGCCCTCTGATGCGCGGCATGAAGCACATCCCCGTCGACCGCAACCAGGGCGAGGACGCCTACGCGCACGCGCTCGCCTCGCTGCGGTCCGGCGAGATCGTCGGCGTGTTCCCCGAGGCGACGATCTCCCAGTCCTTCACCCTGAAGAGCTTCAAGTCGGGTGCCGCGCGGCTGGCCCAGGAGGCCGGCGTGCCGCTGATCCCGATGGCGCTGTGGGGTACGCAGCGGCTGTGGACCAAGGGCCGCCCGCGCAACTTCCGGCGCAGCCACATCCCGGTCACCATCCGGGTGGGCGAGCCCCTGGAGGCGCCCACCGACCAGTACGCGGGCGCGATCACCCGCCGGCTGCGGGAGCGCGTGCAGGAGCTCCTGGAGGCGGCGCAGCGCGCCTATCCGGTGCGCCCCAAGGACGCGAGCGACACCTGGTGGGTTCCGGCGCACCTCGGCGGTACGGCTCCGACGCCCGCCGAGGTCCGCGAGCTCGGCTGA
- a CDS encoding TlpA family protein disulfide reductase, giving the protein MDGQTAAETLDAAQLGAELGDRATLVQFSSAFCQPCRATRRTLAEVAGMVDGVAHIEIDAEAHLTLVRRLDIARTPTVLVLDAAGTIVRRAAGQPRTADVVAALGQAM; this is encoded by the coding sequence ATGGACGGGCAGACGGCTGCCGAGACCCTGGACGCCGCCCAACTCGGCGCGGAACTGGGGGATCGGGCGACGCTCGTGCAGTTCTCCAGCGCGTTCTGTCAGCCCTGCCGGGCCACTCGGCGCACGCTGGCCGAGGTGGCGGGGATGGTCGACGGCGTGGCACACATCGAGATCGACGCCGAGGCGCATCTCACGCTCGTACGCAGGCTCGACATCGCGCGCACGCCCACCGTCCTGGTGCTCGACGCGGCGGGCACGATCGTCCGACGGGCTGCGGGGCAGCCGAGGACGGCCGACGTCGTCGCGGCGCTGGGGCAGGCGATGTGA
- a CDS encoding flavin reductase family protein, whose amino-acid sequence MTASPDLATPRTASPELLRSVFRQHAAGVAVITAAGERPVGFTATSLNSVAAEPPLISFGVGTGSSSWPVVAEAEHIGVHILGEQQQELAATFARSGADRFGPSTGWRSGPEGVPLLDGVVAWLVCRVVARIPAGDHRIVIAQVVLGDPSGGGRPLVYHQGRFTSLRD is encoded by the coding sequence ATGACGGCCTCGCCCGATCTCGCCACCCCCCGGACGGCCTCGCCCGAACTCCTCCGTTCGGTCTTCCGGCAGCACGCCGCCGGTGTCGCCGTGATCACCGCGGCCGGAGAGCGCCCGGTCGGTTTCACGGCCACCTCGCTCAACTCCGTTGCCGCCGAGCCCCCGCTCATCTCCTTCGGTGTGGGCACCGGGTCCTCCAGCTGGCCCGTGGTGGCCGAGGCCGAACACATCGGTGTGCACATACTCGGCGAGCAACAGCAGGAGCTGGCCGCCACGTTCGCGCGCAGCGGCGCCGACCGGTTCGGCCCGTCCACCGGCTGGCGCAGCGGGCCGGAAGGCGTACCCCTGCTCGACGGTGTGGTCGCCTGGCTCGTGTGCCGAGTGGTGGCCCGGATCCCGGCCGGGGATCATCGCATTGTGATCGCTCAGGTGGTGCTCGGAGATCCGTCCGGGGGCGGCCGTCCGCTGGTCTACCACCAGGGCCGATTCACCTCTCTGCGAGACTGA
- a CDS encoding electron transfer flavoprotein subunit beta/FixA family protein, whose protein sequence is MSLRIVVCVKYVPDATGDRHFADDLTLDRDDVDGLLSELDEYAVEQALQIADEADDAEITVLTVGPEDAKDALRKALSMGADKAVHVEDDDLHGTDVIGTSLVLAKAIEKTGYDLVICGMASTDGTMGVLPALLAERLSVPQVTLLSEVSVQDGTVKGRRDGDTASEQLEASLPAVVSVTDQSGEARYPSFKGIMAAKKKPVQSLDLGDLDIEADEVGLGGSWSAVDSAAERPARTAGTIVKDEGEGGKQLAEFLAGQKFI, encoded by the coding sequence GTGAGCTTGAGGATCGTTGTCTGTGTGAAGTACGTGCCCGACGCCACCGGTGACCGGCACTTCGCCGATGACCTGACCCTGGACCGTGACGACGTCGACGGTCTGCTGTCGGAGCTGGACGAGTACGCGGTCGAGCAGGCGCTGCAGATCGCCGACGAGGCGGACGACGCGGAGATCACCGTGCTGACGGTGGGTCCCGAGGATGCCAAGGACGCGCTGCGCAAGGCGCTGTCGATGGGTGCGGACAAGGCCGTCCACGTCGAGGACGACGACCTGCACGGCACCGACGTCATCGGTACCTCGCTGGTGCTCGCCAAGGCGATCGAGAAGACCGGTTACGACCTGGTCATCTGCGGCATGGCGTCCACGGACGGCACCATGGGTGTGCTTCCGGCGCTGCTCGCGGAGCGGCTCTCCGTCCCGCAGGTCACGCTGCTGTCCGAGGTCTCCGTCCAGGACGGCACGGTCAAGGGCCGCCGCGACGGTGACACCGCGTCCGAGCAGCTGGAGGCTTCGCTGCCGGCCGTGGTCTCGGTGACCGACCAGTCGGGTGAGGCCCGCTACCCGTCGTTCAAGGGCATCATGGCGGCGAAGAAGAAGCCGGTTCAGTCCCTGGACCTGGGGGACCTGGACATCGAGGCGGACGAGGTCGGTCTGGGTGGTTCCTGGAGCGCGGTGGACTCCGCGGCCGAGCGTCCGGCGCGCACCGCGGGCACGATCGTCAAGGACGAGGGCGAGGGCGGCAAGCAGCTGGCCGAGTTCCTTGCGGGCCAGAAGTTCATCTGA